The genomic DNA CCGGACAAGGCTACAGGGAGAGCGAAGTTCCTGGAGGATTTGAGTTTTCCCGGCCAGCTATACGGTGCTCTTCTTCAGAGTCCGCATGCCCACGCCCGGATCTTGAATATCGATACCTCGAAAGCAAGACGCCTTCCCGGAGTAAAAGCGGTCCTTACGGCGGCGGACGTGGGTTTGGTGAAATATGGCGTCTCTCCGGCGCGTTATGACGAGACCCTGTTTGCTGCGGATAAAGTTCGTTACGTGGGAGATGAGGTTGCCGCCGTGGCCGCAACGAGCCTCGAGACGGCTTTGGAAGCCGTCGAGCTGATTCAGGTTGAATACGAGCCTCTGCCGGCGGTCTTCGACCCCCTGGAAGCCATGTCCGACGGCGCTCCGCAGTTGCACCAGGATTATCCACATAACATCTGCGCGGAGGTGCATCAAGAATTCGGTGATGTCGAGGCGGCGTTCAAAGAGTGCGACTACGTTCGCTCGGATACGTTCAGGAACAAACGTCAGGACGGCGCTTTCATCGAACCCCATGCCAGTGTGGCGGAATATGACCTCAGCGGCCGGCTGACGCTTCACAGCGCCACGCAAATGCCGCATTACGTCCAGCGTACCGTGGCAATGGTGACGGGATTGCCCATCAGCAGGGTTCGGGTGGTCAAACCCTATGTCGGCGGAGGATTCGGTCCCAAGTGCGAGGCGACCCCACTGGACCTCAGTGCGTCCTGCCTTGCCATACGGACGGGCAGGCCCGTGAGAATGAGTTATACGCGTCAGCAGGTGTTTCTGCACAGCAGGGCCAGACACCAGTTCATTCATGAAATGAAAACCGGTGTGAAAAGGGATGGCTCGTTGATGGCGCTGGAGCACCGATGCTTCATGGAAGGAGGCGCTTACAGCTCCTTCGGCATCGCCACGGTCTACTATGCCGGGTCACTTTTGGGCGCTCCGTATCGACTTCCCAACATGAAGTACGACGGCTACCGGACGTACACGAACCGTCCGGCATGCGGCGCTCAGCGAGGTCACGGGGGGGTGGCGGCCCGGGCGGCCTTCGAACAGCAGTTGGATCTCATTGCCGAAGAGCTGGGACGGGATCCGGTGGACCTTCGTCTTCAAAATATCATGGAAGTGGGAGACGTGACCTGCAACGAACTATCCATGTCCTCCCTGGGAATGCGGGAATGTATCGAAGCGGTCCGTGACGGTTCCGACTGGCTGAACAAGAAAGGCCGTCTGCCTAGGGGACGGGGCATAGGAATTGCCTCCGGTTTTTACGTTTCCGGGGCCGGCTATCCCATCTATCGCTCGGACACGTACCACTCGACGGTGAGGATCAAATTGCAGGAGGACGGCGGAGGGGT from Deltaproteobacteria bacterium includes the following:
- a CDS encoding molybdopterin-dependent oxidoreductase → MKRDFDVVGSRAALVDAPDKATGRAKFLEDLSFPGQLYGALLQSPHAHARILNIDTSKARRLPGVKAVLTAADVGLVKYGVSPARYDETLFAADKVRYVGDEVAAVAATSLETALEAVELIQVEYEPLPAVFDPLEAMSDGAPQLHQDYPHNICAEVHQEFGDVEAAFKECDYVRSDTFRNKRQDGAFIEPHASVAEYDLSGRLTLHSATQMPHYVQRTVAMVTGLPISRVRVVKPYVGGGFGPKCEATPLDLSASCLAIRTGRPVRMSYTRQQVFLHSRARHQFIHEMKTGVKRDGSLMALEHRCFMEGGAYSSFGIATVYYAGSLLGAPYRLPNMKYDGYRTYTNRPACGAQRGHGGVAARAAFEQQLDLIAEELGRDPVDLRLQNIMEVGDVTCNELSMSSLGMRECIEAVRDGSDWLNKKGRLPRGRGIGIASGFYVSGAGYPIYRSDTYHSTVRIKLQEDGGGVTVYTGSAEIGQGSDTTMAMIAAEVLGIPLADVRVESGDTDYSVDLGAYSSRQTLMTGHATREAAEDIKRQIVEVLAEELGLDVEAVKFRRGKVEFQGVDVDIAPLRTRYIREHRGWSQQPEGPELTFLEAARMAYLKKGTIVGTGKYKPPTLGGKFKGATVGTSPAYGCSAQVVEVSVDTETGQVFVESITDAHDCGKAINLTSVEGQMEGSISMGLGEALFEEVKFDDQGRILNASLGEYHIPTILDVPEMKCIVVESNEPNGPFGAKEVGEGAIMPTIPAILNAVRDAVGVAIQELPLTPERVLMAIKEKEKEES